The stretch of DNA GAAGCGGCTTAGGCTTACTGAGAATGAGTGTCAATAAACTCATCCCATTTGGCCAGACGCAATTGGTCGCGCCCTTAACCCCCGTCAGGACCCCGGTCAGGTCGCCAGCACGGCCGTTGGCGGGAAAACCGCACGAACCCTGGTGCCTTCGCCCGGTGTACTCTCAATCTCAAAGGTGGCCTTGTTGGCCTCAACCAGCGTTTTGGCCAGCGGCAACCCAAGGCCCAGGCCGCGTCCCAATCCATGTTGACCGTCTTTTGCCTCGGCCAGGTCAGCCTGTGCTTCTTCCACCTGGCCAAATGGCTCAAGCGCGGCTGCCAGCTGGGCGTCATCCATGCCGATGCCGGTGTCGACCACAGACAGGGCAACGCCACCGTCATCGGTCACACGCACACCAAGAGTGATCGTGCCGCCTGACTTGGTGAACTTGATAGCGTTGCCCAGCAGATTGATCAGCACCTGCCGCAGGGAGCGGGCGTCCGCCACGACCGGTGGGACATTCGCACTAATCTCGGCAAACAGGGTGAGGCCGCGGTCCGCAGCTTCCGCACGCAGAAGATCACTCATGGCATGCACCATGTCGGCCAGATCAACAGCTTCAAACGACAGTGTGCGCCGCCCGTTTTCAGAGCGGGCCATTTCCAGCAGATCATCCACAAGGCCAAGCAGGTGTTCGCCGCCCGTGTGAATGTCGCGGGCATATTCGAGATATTTTTCGTTGCCCATGGGCCCGAAGTGTTCGTTGGCCATGACCTCGGAAAATCCGAGAATGGCATTGAGCGGCGTGCGCAATTCGTGGCCGACGCGGGACATCAAGGCACGCGCTTCAAGAGCTGCAGTCTTGGTATCGGTCCCGGCGGGCTGGGACGTGGCCGTCGCGGGCGTATCGGCATTGGGTGCAGCCGGGGCAGGGGCTGCCAGAACCCGTGCCCTGTCTGCGATGTCATTGAAATAGGCCGCGACCGCTGCCCCGCCGCTATTGGGATCAAGGGCCCGGGTCAGGGTGACGCGCGCAAGGCGTGCGCCAAACCGCGTGCCAATGCGGAAGGTTGCAGACGAGAGCCCCTCTGCCAGCGCGTGCCCGGTCAGCCTGAGCGCGGCTTTGGGGTCGCCAAGCAACTCCGCAAGGTCTGGTGTTTTTTCACCCAAAAGGGCGATAGACGCATCATTGCCGGCAAGCCAAGTGCCGTCGGCGGCAAAAAGAGCGCCGGGCGCTGCGATGGCTTCACCCAGCGCCGCCACGCGCGCTTCCGCACTGTCTGGCTCGGCATCAACTCCGACCACCACGGCAAGGCCGATGCGTCCGTCGCTCAATGGTTGAAGAGAGACAGTGACGTCGAGTGGGTTTCCGCCTTCGGGGTGGGGCATCCGTCCGTCAACGGAGGATATCGTATCCTGGCGGGCTGAGGCCGTTGCCATCAGCTGTGTGAGTGCGGCTGCAAACCGGCCCTGCGGTGCGAAGGGTCGTTCGATTAGATCAAGAATGCCGACTTCACCAAACAGCGCTGCGGCTTCTTCATTAGCCTCAGCCACGCGGGCGCGCTCGCCATCCCAGACAAAACGGGGGTCAGGCCGGGTATCAAGCCCGGTGGCAGGCGTGGTCGGTGTCTGGTCGTCGATGGACGTCATGCATGACCGTTCGGGCAGGTGGCACCAGGATACGTAGCCAGCCTTAAGGACCAGCTACGCCAGAAAACCGTGCACATAGGAAAGCGATTGTCTCGGCACAGTGTGGTTGTTCCCCAACAACCTTGTCCACCAATGACATGCGCGCTCCCCCAAGCACACTCAAAGAC from Pyruvatibacter sp. HU-CL02332 encodes:
- a CDS encoding HAMP domain-containing sensor histidine kinase translates to MTSIDDQTPTTPATGLDTRPDPRFVWDGERARVAEANEEAAALFGEVGILDLIERPFAPQGRFAAALTQLMATASARQDTISSVDGRMPHPEGGNPLDVTVSLQPLSDGRIGLAVVVGVDAEPDSAEARVAALGEAIAAPGALFAADGTWLAGNDASIALLGEKTPDLAELLGDPKAALRLTGHALAEGLSSATFRIGTRFGARLARVTLTRALDPNSGGAAVAAYFNDIADRARVLAAPAPAAPNADTPATATSQPAGTDTKTAALEARALMSRVGHELRTPLNAILGFSEVMANEHFGPMGNEKYLEYARDIHTGGEHLLGLVDDLLEMARSENGRRTLSFEAVDLADMVHAMSDLLRAEAADRGLTLFAEISANVPPVVADARSLRQVLINLLGNAIKFTKSGGTITLGVRVTDDGGVALSVVDTGIGMDDAQLAAALEPFGQVEEAQADLAEAKDGQHGLGRGLGLGLPLAKTLVEANKATFEIESTPGEGTRVRAVFPPTAVLAT